In Candidatus Nealsonbacteria bacterium DGGOD1a, one DNA window encodes the following:
- a CDS encoding DUF86 domain-containing protein, with protein sequence MVDINTVIRKISAVKKYIKLLGNYEKYSIEEIKSDVFLRGSAERYLYLACQAALDLGEAVISFKDFRKPGTYSEIFYILGEEKVIPQKLEKKLVEMAKFRNVVAHDYENLDFGIIYKAIIEDINDLSEFANIVEKYFNL encoded by the coding sequence ATGGTTGATATCAATACTGTCATAAGGAAAATCAGTGCGGTAAAAAAATACATAAAATTACTTGGCAATTATGAAAAATATTCCATTGAAGAAATTAAATCGGATGTGTTTTTGCGCGGTTCGGCGGAAAGGTATTTGTATTTGGCGTGCCAGGCGGCGCTCGATTTGGGAGAAGCGGTGATTTCGTTTAAAGATTTTCGCAAACCGGGGACATATTCAGAAATTTTTTATATTTTGGGTGAGGAGAAAGTTATTCCGCAAAAATTGGAGAAAAAATTGGTTGAAATGGCAAAATTTCGCAATGTCGTGGCTCACGATTATGAAAATCTTGATTTCGGAATTATTTATAAGGCGATAATTGAAGACATAAACGATCTGTCCGAATTTGCCAATATTGTCGAAAAATATTTCAATCTCTGA
- a CDS encoding nucleotidyltransferase domain-containing protein — translation MLSKEIIEKIINLCQEYPQVKLLYIFGSQARGDAGPLSDYDFAVYLDENDAQKRFDIKLYLIGKLTSILQTNAVDVAVINDTESPFLKYAAIKDGILLFQKEFFKVAVETAIMSEYFDLRESFLRFNFAK, via the coding sequence ATGTTATCCAAAGAAATTATAGAAAAAATAATAAACTTGTGCCAAGAATATCCGCAAGTAAAATTGCTGTATATTTTCGGTTCGCAAGCGCGCGGTGACGCGGGACCGTTGAGCGATTACGATTTCGCGGTTTATTTGGATGAAAATGATGCGCAAAAAAGATTTGATATCAAATTATATTTGATTGGCAAATTGACTTCCATATTACAGACCAACGCCGTTGATGTGGCGGTGATCAATGACACCGAAAGCCCTTTTCTCAAATATGCCGCGATCAAAGACGGGATATTGCTTTTCCAAAAGGAATTTTTCAAAGTTGCCGTGGAAACGGCAATTATGAGCGAGTACTTTGATTTGAGGGAATCATTTCTAAGGTTTAATTTCGCAAAATAA
- a CDS encoding thiolase family protein translates to MNPKFYIKGVGMTRFDYTQKPWWAFAYDAAIDALKDAKMNMSGIDAIAFSAVSSAAGGEHQTHKVSLLSGLFKTNVPIIELPSVCGGGGAAFWTALRLLRDEEFKNILVLTGEKLVDNRAEVTTDWILSAAERVIEQTEGLLFPAQNALVYQQYCQKYGGLHEDLELIAFKNHQNAVLNPKAYYYKRPVTMEKIKDSPVVAEPLRLMDCSLSVNGGAAAIVSKDKTDIEIIGSGFATDYILTFERKDMTHFAATQIAAKKAFAAADLSPDDIDVAEIHDAFTSVELLSYEDLGFAAPGKGGELIRSGKINMGGAMPVNPSGGLKAKGHPISATGLAQIYEITNQLRGNCGERQVKNAKIGLTHNIGGAGGSVTVHIFKKS, encoded by the coding sequence ATGAATCCAAAATTTTATATCAAGGGGGTGGGGATGACGAGGTTTGATTATACGCAGAAGCCTTGGTGGGCGTTTGCTTATGACGCGGCGATCGACGCTTTAAAAGACGCCAAGATGAATATGTCCGGCATTGACGCGATTGCATTTTCCGCGGTTTCCAGCGCCGCGGGCGGGGAACACCAGACGCACAAGGTTTCTTTGCTGTCGGGATTGTTTAAAACCAATGTGCCGATCATTGAATTGCCGTCGGTTTGCGGCGGCGGCGGCGCGGCGTTTTGGACGGCGTTGCGCTTGTTGCGCGATGAGGAGTTTAAAAATATTTTGGTGTTGACCGGCGAAAAACTCGTGGATAACCGCGCCGAAGTGACCACTGATTGGATATTGTCCGCCGCCGAGCGGGTGATTGAGCAAACCGAGGGGTTGTTGTTTCCGGCGCAAAACGCGCTGGTTTACCAGCAATACTGCCAAAAATACGGAGGTTTGCACGAAGACTTGGAATTGATCGCGTTCAAAAATCACCAGAACGCGGTATTGAATCCTAAGGCGTATTACTATAAGCGGCCGGTAACCATGGAAAAGATCAAGGATTCCCCGGTTGTGGCCGAACCGTTGCGCTTGATGGATTGTTCACTGTCGGTTAACGGCGGCGCGGCGGCGATCGTTTCCAAAGATAAAACCGATATTGAAATTATCGGTTCGGGATTCGCGACGGACTATATTTTGACTTTTGAAAGAAAAGATATGACGCATTTTGCCGCCACGCAAATCGCCGCCAAAAAAGCGTTCGCGGCGGCGGATTTGTCGCCCGACGACATTGATGTCGCCGAAATTCACGACGCGTTCACTTCGGTGGAGCTTTTGTCCTATGAAGATTTGGGATTTGCCGCGCCCGGAAAAGGAGGGGAGTTGATTCGTTCAGGCAAAATAAATATGGGCGGCGCGATGCCGGTCAATCCGTCGGGCGGGTTGAAAGCCAAGGGCCATCCGATCTCGGCCACGGGTTTGGCGCAAATTTACGAAATTACCAACCAATTGCGCGGCAATTGCGGCGAACGCCAAGTGAAAAACGCCAAAATCGGCCTGACGCACAACATTGGCGGCGCGGGGGGAAGCGTGACGGTGCATATTTTCAAAAAATCGTAA
- a CDS encoding DUF86 domain-containing protein gives MKCIESVEQFTKGVSKKDFWNNDEKQSAIFRKLEIIGEAANHTSTLFRKKYPEIPWRDVCGLRNRLIHEYFGINAERVWNIIKDDLPVLKKQIEIILKDLKKIEAKQKKLL, from the coding sequence ATGAAGTGTATTGAGAGTGTTGAGCAATTTACGAAAGGGGTCAGTAAAAAAGATTTTTGGAACAATGACGAAAAGCAAAGCGCGATTTTCAGAAAACTGGAAATAATCGGTGAAGCGGCAAACCATACATCAACATTGTTTAGAAAAAAATATCCAGAGATACCATGGAGGGATGTTTGTGGATTAAGAAATAGGTTGATCCATGAATATTTTGGTATCAATGCTGAAAGAGTTTGGAATATAATTAAAGATGATTTACCGGTTTTAAAGAAGCAAATAGAGATAATTTTAAAGGATTTGAAAAAAATAGAAGCAAAACAGAAAAAATTATTATGA
- a CDS encoding nucleotidyltransferase family protein yields the protein MINKRTREKIVEILKRNGVKKAAVFGSFARGEEKKNSDIDILVEVPEKMSLLGFIRLEFELEEKLKRKVDLVEYECLHPLLKDQIMKEQIPVF from the coding sequence ATGATAAACAAGCGAACTCGGGAAAAAATTGTTGAAATTCTGAAAAGAAACGGGGTCAAAAAAGCCGCGGTTTTCGGTTCGTTCGCGCGAGGGGAAGAAAAGAAAAACAGCGACATCGATATTTTGGTGGAAGTTCCGGAAAAGATGAGCTTGCTTGGTTTTATCCGGTTGGAATTCGAGCTCGAGGAAAAATTAAAAAGAAAAGTTGATTTGGTTGAGTATGAATGTTTGCATCCCTTATTAAAGGATCAAATAATGAAAGAGCAGATACCAGTTTTTTAA
- a CDS encoding helix-turn-helix domain-containing protein: MSKESSIIGKAIRKYRQEKNMSQEALARAANLSLPTVVKIESGETPNPGIETVKKIADALSVLLDDLMK, translated from the coding sequence ATGTCAAAAGAATCGTCAATTATTGGAAAAGCTATCCGAAAATATAGACAAGAAAAGAATATGTCGCAGGAAGCTTTGGCGCGGGCGGCCAATTTATCCCTTCCTACCGTGGTTAAGATTGAATCCGGGGAAACGCCGAATCCAGGTATCGAAACAGTGAAAAAAATTGCGGACGCACTTAGCGTGCTACTTGATGATTTAATGAAATAA
- a CDS encoding TIR domain-containing protein — translation MATKRQVFYSFHYKPDCWRASMVRNIGAIEGNKPATDNDWETITSRGDEAIKKWIKDQMQYRSCTVVLVGNKTANRKWINYEIVRSWDAGMGVVGIYIHGLKNSQELISEKGDNPFDYITHGKTKKKLSTIVKCYNPSGTNSKERYDWISRNIANAVEEAIKIRDNN, via the coding sequence ATGGCAACAAAAAGACAAGTTTTTTATAGTTTTCATTACAAGCCAGATTGTTGGCGTGCTTCAATGGTGCGCAACATTGGTGCTATTGAAGGAAATAAGCCAGCTACTGATAATGATTGGGAAACAATCACAAGCCGAGGAGATGAAGCAATAAAGAAATGGATAAAAGATCAGATGCAGTATCGTTCATGTACGGTTGTCCTTGTCGGTAATAAAACTGCCAATAGGAAATGGATAAATTATGAAATAGTGAGGTCGTGGGATGCAGGAATGGGTGTTGTTGGTATATATATTCACGGATTGAAAAATAGCCAAGAATTAATTTCTGAAAAAGGAGATAATCCTTTTGATTATATAACCCACGGAAAAACCAAGAAAAAATTGTCTACGATTGTAAAATGTTACAATCCATCAGGAACCAATAGCAAAGAAAGATACGATTGGATTTCCCGAAATATAGCAAATGCAGTTGAAGAAGCAATAAAGATTAGGGATAATAATTAA